One region of Anas acuta chromosome Z, bAnaAcu1.1, whole genome shotgun sequence genomic DNA includes:
- the PELO gene encoding protein pelota homolog — MCLARGDSGRPAPRPPLSPQGAHPPPPRCPPIPLRACAISAGITGGGQRCACASGGRTAAVLPAPFRTAPALALALGGGVRACAAGEVRRGAGAGGLVSPGKASRDPLRAPAARGRPPGTGWASSRPPWACSRPAARRSRRHPVLVRRRRGCREASCAVGAVRMKLVRKDLEKDNAGQVTLIPEEPEDMWHTYNLLQVGDSLRASTIRKVQTESATGSVGSNRIRTTLTLCVEAIDFDSQACQLRVKGTNIQENEYVKMGAYHTIELEPNRQFTLAKKQWDSVVLERIEQACDPAWSADVAAVVMQEGLAHVCLVTPSMTLTRAKVEVNIPRKRKGNCSQHDRALERFYEQVVQAIQRHINFEVVKCVLVASPGFVREQFCDYMFQQAVKTDNKLLLENRSKFLQVHSSSGHKYALKEALCDPAVTSRLSDTKAAGEVKALDDFYKMLQHEPDRAFYGLKHVEKANEAMAIDTLLISDELFRHQDVATRARYVKLVDSVRDNMGTVRIFSSLHVSGEQLGQLTGVAAILRFPVAELSDHEDESSSEED; from the exons ATGTGTCTAGCGAGAGGCGACAGCGGCCGCCCCGCACCCCGCCCGCCCCTCAGCCCTCAGGGCGCCCACCCGCCGCCTCCCCGTTGCCCACCCATCCCCCTGCGCGCATGCGCTATCTCTGCGGGCATTACCGGCGGGGGACAGCGTTGCGCATGCGCGTCGGGCGGGCGGACGGCGGCCGTCCTGCCGGCGCCATTTAGGACGGCGCCGGCGCTGGCGCTGGCGCTCGGAGGTGGTGTTCGCGCATGCGCAGCGGGTGAGGTGAGgcgaggggccggggccgggggacTGGTGTCGCCGGGGAAGGCCTCCAGGGACCCGCTGCGGGCTCCGGCCGCCCGGGGAAGGCCTCCAGGCACCGGCTGGGCCTCCAGCCGCCCGCCGTGGGCCTGCAGCCGCCCGGCAGCCCGCAGGTCCCGGCGTCATCCCGTCTTGgtccgccgccgccgcggctgCAGGGAAGCCTCGTGTGCCGTTGGCGCCGTCaggatgaagctggtgaggaaGGACCTGGAGAAGGACAACGCGGGGCAGGTGACGCTGATCCCCGAGGAGCCCGAGGACATGTGGCACACCTACAacctgctgcaggtgggtgACAGCCTGCGGGCCTCCACCATCCGCAAGGTGCAGACCGAGTCggccacgggcagcgtgggcaGCAACCGGATCCGCACCACCCTCACCCTCTGCGTGGAGGCCATCGACTTCGACTCGCAGGCCTGCCAGCTGCGGGTCAAGGGCACCAACATCCAGGAGAATGAGTATGTCAAGATGGGGGCCTACCACACCATCGAGCTGGAGCCCAACCGGCAGTTCACGCTGGCAAAGAAGCAGTGGGACAGTGTGGTGCTGGAGCGCATTGAGCAGGCCTGCGACCCGGCCTGGAGCGCGGACGTGGCAGCCGTCGTCATGCAGGAGGGACTGGCACACGTCTGCCTGGTCACCCCCAGTATGACCCTCACCCGCGCGAAGGTGGAGGTCAACATCCCCCGCAAGCGGAAAGGGAACTGCAGTCAGCATGACCGGGCCCTGGAGAGGTTTTACGAACAGGTGGTGCAGGCCATCCAGCGGCACATCAACTTCGAGGTGGTGAAGTGTGTACTGGTGGCCAGCCCAGGCTTTGTGCGGGAGCAGTTTTGTGACTATATGTTCCAGCAGGCGGTCAAGACTGACAACAAGCTTCTGCTGGAGAACAGGTCCAAGTTCCTACAG gtGCACTCATCGTCAGGACATAAGTACGCACTGAAGGAGGCCCTTTGTGACCCAGCTGTAACTAGTCGTCTCTCTGACACTAAGGCAGCAGGTGAAGTCAAAGCCTTAGATGACTTCTATAAAATGCTGCAGCATGAGCCTGACCGGGCTTTTTACGGTTTAAAACATGTAGAGAAGGCCAATGAAGCCATGGCCATTGATACCTTGTTGATCAGTGATGAGCTTTTTCGGCACCAGGATGTGGCTACACGTGCCCGGTATGTTAAATTGGTAGATAGTGTACGGGACAACATGGGCACGGTGCGCATTTTCTCCAGCCTTCATGTGTCCGGcgagcagcttggccagctgaCAGGGGTGGCAGCCATCCTGCGATTCCCTGTTGCTGAGCTCTCTGACCACGAAGATGAATCTAGCTCTGAAGAGGATTGA